In Shewanella glacialimarina, the genomic stretch CATTTTCAACGGTGCCAGTAATTATTCAACGTTATATAGCTCATGGTGCAAAACAGTTTTTTTTACGACAATTAAGCGATAAGTTGGAAGTTATTCTTGTCGATGAAACTAATATACTGACCCATAGCGTGCACGACAATATGACTATAAGCCAATTAGTGAGCCAGCAGAGTTTAAGTTTTGTGAAAGACAGTCACTGCGATCAGCAAGCATTTTTTAATATGCCGCAATTCTTTCGGTTAGTGAGAAAAGAGGGCTCATTGAAGGTCGAACCTTTTGGCGTAACGGAAGATGAAATGGGCTCAGCGTTCTAGCTAAACCCATTAACAGTGGTAATAGGATTAAATGGTAATCACTATTCCACCTTGCTTAGCAATTGAATCTAGTACAAATGGCACAAAATCAATGTTATTACGGGTATCTAACCATTTACCATTTTGGTAAGCAAAGTGGTATCCACCAGTGATGGTCGCTAACCAGATCTCGTGCAAAGGTTCTTGCTTGTTGATCACAATTTGCGAACCATCTTCAAAGGTCAATTGCACTAGATTTCCGCTGTAATTGATGTCTACATCCGCGTCTTGTTCGTCAATAGCGGTTTCAATAGCGTTATCGATTGCGCTGAATATTTCATCAGCTAATTGGTGAAACTCTGTATCTGTCATAGCCATGCATTTCTATCCTTTGCTTTCTGCGAGATGAATGCGATTATAAGGCCATAATTGATCAGATGCACAGATGTTGAGAAAAATGAGACTGCTTTTATTACTTTTGCTTGCTAGCCTAGTGCTAAGCGCCTGTGGTCAGAAAGGGCCTTTATACAAAACTCCCGCGCAGGAAGATAATAAAATTTCCGCAGCGCCAATTACGGCTGACTTAGAAACACTACCAGCGGGATCAGACTCAACAGCTGATATACAGCAATAATATAGGAAACGTATTGTGGATTTTTTTACTTATCAAGACAGTCATTTATTTGCCGAAGGTTGCGACGTCAGTGCATTAGCCAAAAAATATGGTACGCCACTGTATATTTATTCCCGCGCAACGCTAGAGCGCCATTGGCATGCTTTTGATAAGGCTGTCGCTAATCATCCTCATTTGGTTTGCTATGCCGTAAAAGCTAATTCTAACTTAGGAGTGCTC encodes the following:
- the lptM gene encoding LPS translocon maturation chaperone LptM yields the protein MRLLLLLLLASLVLSACGQKGPLYKTPAQEDNKISAAPITADLETLPAGSDSTADIQQ
- the cyaY gene encoding iron donor protein CyaY; the encoded protein is MAMTDTEFHQLADEIFSAIDNAIETAIDEQDADVDINYSGNLVQLTFEDGSQIVINKQEPLHEIWLATITGGYHFAYQNGKWLDTRNNIDFVPFVLDSIAKQGGIVITI